In Thalassotalea sp. Sam97, a single window of DNA contains:
- the lysS gene encoding lysine--tRNA ligase, producing MTEQVKDENKLIAERRSKLENIRQNCSANAHPNDFIREHYAADIQAKHGEQDKEELEAQAHTYAVAGRVMAKRGPFLLLQDMSGRIQAYASKDVQKDIKARYGVLDIGDIIGVKGVLSKSGKGDLYIDMQEYKLLTKSLRPLPEKYHGLSDQEMKYRQRYVDLIINQETRKTFEVRSKIVSGIRKFLTDRNFMEVETPMLQTIPGGATAKPFETYHNALDIDMFLRIAPELYLKRLVVGGFERVFEINRNFRNEGLSTRHNPEFTMIEFYQAYATYEDLMNLTEDMLRTLAEDILGDAVVRNTVKDADGNVVEEKFYDFGKPFARLSMMDAIIKYAPHLDEAVIRDPENRFDELKAIAKQVGVKEPEGDNVWGPGKYLCEIFEEVAEHQLDQPTFITEYPWEVSPLARRNDENPFITDRFEFFVGGRELANGFSELNDAEDQAARFRKQVEEKDAGDDEAMHYDEDYVTALEYGLPPTAGEGIGIDRLVMLFTDSPTIKDVILFPHMRPVAE from the coding sequence ATGACAGAACAAGTTAAAGACGAAAACAAGTTAATTGCCGAGCGTCGCAGCAAGCTGGAGAATATTCGCCAGAATTGCTCTGCAAACGCACACCCAAACGATTTTATTCGCGAGCACTATGCTGCGGATATCCAAGCAAAACATGGTGAGCAAGATAAAGAAGAGCTAGAAGCTCAAGCGCACACCTACGCTGTTGCAGGTCGTGTTATGGCAAAACGTGGTCCGTTCTTGTTATTACAGGACATGAGCGGTCGTATCCAAGCTTACGCGAGCAAAGATGTACAAAAAGATATCAAAGCACGCTACGGTGTACTAGACATCGGTGACATCATTGGTGTTAAAGGTGTATTAAGCAAGTCGGGTAAAGGCGATCTTTACATCGACATGCAAGAGTACAAGTTACTAACCAAATCACTGCGTCCGTTGCCAGAGAAATACCACGGTTTATCAGATCAAGAAATGAAATACCGTCAACGTTACGTTGATTTGATCATTAACCAAGAAACTCGTAAAACCTTTGAAGTGCGCTCAAAAATCGTTAGCGGTATCCGTAAGTTTTTAACTGATCGCAACTTTATGGAAGTGGAAACGCCAATGCTACAAACCATCCCAGGTGGTGCAACGGCAAAACCATTTGAAACCTACCATAATGCGCTAGACATCGATATGTTCTTGCGTATCGCACCAGAGCTTTACTTGAAGCGTTTGGTTGTTGGTGGCTTTGAGCGTGTATTCGAAATTAACCGTAACTTCCGTAACGAAGGTTTATCGACCCGTCACAACCCAGAATTCACCATGATTGAATTCTACCAAGCGTACGCGACTTACGAAGACTTAATGAACTTAACTGAAGATATGTTACGCACATTAGCGGAAGATATCTTAGGTGATGCGGTTGTTCGCAACACCGTAAAAGATGCTGATGGTAACGTGGTGGAAGAGAAGTTCTACGACTTTGGTAAGCCATTTGCACGTTTATCAATGATGGATGCCATCATCAAGTACGCACCACACCTTGATGAGGCGGTTATCCGTGATCCGGAAAATCGTTTTGACGAGCTAAAAGCCATTGCTAAGCAAGTTGGTGTAAAAGAGCCTGAAGGCGACAATGTTTGGGGCCCAGGTAAGTACCTATGTGAAATTTTTGAAGAAGTGGCTGAGCATCAGCTTGACCAACCAACCTTCATCACCGAATACCCATGGGAAGTATCGCCACTAGCTCGTCGTAATGATGAAAACCCGTTCATTACCGACCGTTTTGAATTCTTCGTTGGTGGCCGTGAATTGGCCAACGGCTTCAGCGAGCTTAACGACGCTGAAGACCAAGCAGCACGCTTTAGAAAGCAAGTGGAAGAAAAAGACGCTGGCGATGATGAAGCAATGCACTACGATGAAGATTACGTGACCGCACTAGAGTATGGCTTACCGCCAACGGCTGGTGAAGGTATTGGTATTGACCGTTTGGTGATGTTATTCACTGACTCACCAACGATTAAAGACGTTATTTTATTCCCGCACATGCGTCCGGTAGCTGAGTAA
- the ruvX gene encoding Holliday junction resolvase RuvX, with protein MNSKTAIGKRTLMGFDFGTAHIGIAIGQEFTQSARGLKAIKARDGIPNWDDIQRLINEWQPDVLVVGLPLNMDGTEQPLTARARKFANRLHGRFGIEMALQDERLTTADAKAQLFDDGGYRNLQKDNIDCMSAALIVESFMASQQ; from the coding sequence ATGAACAGTAAAACAGCTATTGGCAAGCGAACGCTGATGGGCTTTGACTTTGGTACGGCGCACATCGGCATTGCTATCGGTCAAGAATTCACACAAAGTGCACGTGGCTTAAAAGCGATTAAAGCGCGAGACGGTATTCCTAATTGGGATGACATCCAACGATTAATTAACGAGTGGCAGCCGGATGTTTTAGTGGTTGGTCTGCCGTTGAATATGGACGGTACTGAGCAACCGTTAACAGCGCGAGCGCGCAAGTTTGCCAACCGCTTGCATGGTCGCTTTGGCATTGAAATGGCATTGCAAGATGAGCGTTTAACGACAGCCGATGCCAAAGCACAGTTATTTGACGATGGTGGTTATCGTAATTTACAAAAAGATAATATCGACTGTATGTCGGCAGCCCTTATTGTCGAGAGCTTTATGGCAAGTCAGCAGTAA
- the serA gene encoding phosphoglycerate dehydrogenase, which translates to MKQNSLNKDKIKILLLEGVHQSALEVLKANGYSNIEYLKGSISDAELKEKIKGVYFLGIRSRTQITESVLAHADKLAAIGCFCIGTNQVELPAAQIRGIPVFNAPFSNTRSVAELVLGELLLLFRGVPEKSTLAHRGVWHKSAAGSVEARGKTLGIVGYGHIGTQLGILAEHIGMRVKFYDIETKLPLGNAEQVNSLTELLNTADVISLHVPETRETQNMIGTAEFEQMKQGAIFINASRGTVVDIQALAEALESKHIGGAAIDVFPVEPKTNDDEFISPLRGFDNVILTPHIGGSTKEAQENIGREVAGKIVKYSDNGSTLSAVNFPEVSLPEHTGSSRLFHIHKNQPGILNQITRAFADRDININAQYLQTDDQIGYVVIDVEAKDSETALQQLRQIDGTIRARLIH; encoded by the coding sequence ATGAAACAAAACTCTCTCAATAAAGACAAAATCAAAATCTTACTGTTAGAAGGTGTGCACCAATCAGCACTCGAGGTGCTAAAAGCCAATGGTTACTCAAACATTGAATATTTAAAAGGCTCTATTAGCGACGCTGAGCTGAAAGAGAAAATCAAAGGGGTTTACTTTTTAGGTATTCGCTCACGCACGCAAATTACCGAATCAGTACTTGCACATGCCGATAAACTGGCGGCTATTGGTTGTTTTTGCATTGGTACCAACCAAGTAGAATTACCTGCGGCGCAAATTCGCGGTATTCCTGTGTTTAACGCGCCATTTTCAAATACTCGTTCGGTTGCTGAGTTAGTATTGGGCGAGTTATTACTGCTATTTAGAGGCGTGCCTGAAAAAAGCACGTTAGCCCACCGTGGCGTTTGGCATAAATCGGCAGCAGGCTCTGTTGAAGCGCGTGGCAAAACGTTAGGTATCGTTGGATACGGTCACATTGGTACACAGTTAGGTATTTTGGCTGAGCATATTGGTATGCGCGTTAAGTTTTATGATATTGAAACCAAACTACCGCTTGGCAATGCCGAACAAGTAAATAGCCTAACCGAACTATTAAATACCGCCGATGTGATTTCTTTACACGTACCAGAAACACGTGAAACGCAAAACATGATTGGTACTGCTGAGTTTGAACAAATGAAGCAAGGTGCAATCTTCATCAACGCATCACGCGGGACTGTCGTCGATATTCAAGCCCTTGCTGAAGCGCTTGAAAGCAAGCACATCGGCGGTGCAGCGATTGACGTATTCCCTGTTGAGCCAAAAACCAATGATGATGAATTTATCTCACCATTACGTGGCTTTGATAATGTGATATTAACACCGCATATTGGTGGTTCAACTAAAGAAGCACAAGAAAACATTGGCCGTGAAGTAGCTGGTAAGATCGTTAAATACTCTGATAACGGCTCGACCTTATCAGCCGTTAACTTCCCAGAAGTATCGCTACCAGAGCACACTGGCAGCTCACGCTTATTCCATATTCACAAAAACCAGCCAGGTATTTTAAACCAAATTACCCGTGCCTTTGCCGATCGTGATATCAACATCAACGCGCAGTACTTACAAACTGATGATCAAATTGGTTACGTCGTTATTGATGTGGAAGCGAAAGACAGTGAAACCGCATTACAACAACTGCGCCAGATTGACGGCACCATCCGTGCTCGTTTGATTCACTAG
- the rpiA gene encoding ribose-5-phosphate isomerase RpiA: MTQDEMKKQAAIRALDFVEHDTIVGVGTGSTVNHFIDALATIKDKIVGAVSSSEASTERLKQYGIEVFDLNSVDDLSVYVDGADEITEHMAMIKGGGAALTREKIVAAVAKTFVCICDESKQVGVLGDFPLPVEVIPMARSYVARELVKLGGDPVYRQGVVTDNGNVILDVYNMSIVNPKELESQINGIVGVVTNGLFAHRGADVLVLGTPNGAKVIKP; the protein is encoded by the coding sequence ATGACACAAGATGAAATGAAAAAACAGGCCGCCATCCGTGCCTTAGACTTTGTTGAGCACGATACCATTGTTGGGGTTGGTACCGGTTCTACGGTAAACCACTTTATCGATGCACTTGCCACCATCAAAGATAAAATTGTTGGTGCCGTTTCTAGTTCAGAAGCGTCAACAGAGCGCTTAAAACAATATGGCATTGAAGTGTTCGATTTAAACAGTGTTGATGATCTGTCTGTTTATGTTGATGGCGCCGATGAAATTACCGAGCACATGGCAATGATCAAGGGCGGTGGTGCGGCATTAACCCGCGAAAAAATTGTTGCAGCCGTAGCAAAAACCTTTGTTTGTATTTGCGATGAAAGTAAGCAAGTTGGAGTATTAGGCGACTTCCCTCTGCCTGTTGAAGTGATCCCAATGGCACGCAGTTACGTGGCGCGCGAATTAGTCAAACTAGGAGGGGACCCGGTATACCGTCAAGGCGTGGTTACCGATAATGGCAACGTTATATTAGATGTTTACAACATGAGCATCGTTAACCCGAAAGAACTCGAAAGCCAAATCAACGGCATTGTTGGCGTGGTAACCAATGGTTTATTTGCCCATCGCGGTGCGGATGTTTTGGTACTAGGCACGCCAAATGGCGCTAAAGTCATTAAGCCCTAA
- a CDS encoding 5-formyltetrahydrofolate cyclo-ligase, which produces MTLANNKQNARQQLRQQIRQKRKALSANQQQSASREIVKQLANNRHIGAAQHIAVYLANDGELDLSLFIDWCWRQGKHVYLPVIHPFAKGHLLFLHYQSTTKLQANHYGIAEPALNVTQVLPASQLDVIITPLVAFDNAGNRMGMGGGFYDRTFAAIATSKQRTQQANPPVVARIGVAHRCQQVDSIPIEAWDMPLTDTFAV; this is translated from the coding sequence GTGACCTTAGCAAATAACAAACAAAACGCTCGTCAGCAATTACGACAACAGATTCGGCAAAAGCGTAAGGCCTTGAGCGCCAACCAGCAACAGTCGGCCAGCCGCGAGATAGTCAAGCAGTTAGCTAATAATCGACATATCGGTGCCGCGCAGCACATTGCCGTTTATCTTGCTAACGATGGTGAGCTTGATCTGAGCTTATTTATTGACTGGTGTTGGCGACAAGGTAAGCACGTTTACCTACCTGTTATTCACCCATTTGCGAAAGGACATTTGCTGTTTTTGCATTACCAGTCAACGACCAAATTACAAGCCAACCACTATGGTATCGCTGAGCCAGCATTAAATGTTACTCAAGTTCTGCCCGCTAGCCAGCTTGATGTCATTATCACGCCATTGGTTGCATTTGATAACGCAGGTAACCGCATGGGCATGGGTGGTGGCTTTTATGATAGGACCTTTGCTGCGATTGCTACATCGAAACAACGAACTCAGCAAGCAAACCCGCCTGTTGTCGCTCGAATCGGTGTCGCCCATCGATGTCAGCAAGTGGATAGCATTCCTATTGAAGCGTGGGATATGCCATTGACGGACACCTTCGCCGTTTAA
- a CDS encoding UPF0149 family protein gives MANNPTIDFAQVTAVMGGENFSAHASEIHGLLTGVISAGFPFEDESFLTLISDFFNNGEGLGKNLKDLLKSMYADIWQAMIDDSFGFQLLIPDDDESLTERGQALGLWVQGYNLGFGLQQKDNKDFSADVKEIINDFANIANLSTEMDDDEETENAYFELLEYVRISALLCFAELGAKPAQRSGKNTLH, from the coding sequence ATGGCTAACAATCCTACAATCGATTTTGCTCAAGTAACCGCTGTAATGGGGGGGGAAAACTTTTCTGCCCACGCATCGGAAATTCACGGCCTACTGACTGGCGTTATCTCTGCCGGTTTTCCATTTGAAGACGAAAGCTTTCTTACTTTAATTAGTGACTTTTTCAATAATGGTGAAGGGCTAGGTAAAAACCTTAAAGACTTGCTCAAGTCAATGTATGCCGATATTTGGCAAGCAATGATTGATGACAGCTTTGGTTTTCAATTATTGATCCCTGATGATGATGAATCACTAACCGAACGCGGCCAAGCGTTAGGTCTATGGGTGCAAGGTTATAACTTAGGTTTTGGTTTACAGCAAAAAGACAATAAAGACTTTTCTGCCGATGTGAAAGAAATCATCAATGATTTTGCCAATATAGCCAATTTGTCGACCGAGATGGACGATGATGAAGAAACCGAGAACGCCTACTTTGAATTGCTCGAGTACGTGCGTATATCGGCGCTATTGTGCTTTGCTGAACTCGGAGCAAAACCGGCCCAGCGTAGCGGAAAAAACACCTTACATTAA